From Cercospora beticola chromosome 6, complete sequence, a single genomic window includes:
- the CBP20 gene encoding Nuclear cap-binding protein subunit 2 (BUSCO:EOG09264G04): protein MPSNFQMRSTVERLDKPSTYAMSKYKKRKRNPDEGPAEGRAPSPDLEEKLSNATTLYVGNLSFYTTEEQIHSLFSTCGEIKRLVMGLDRFAKTPCGFCFVEYYTHQDALDCLKYVGGTKLDERIIRTDLDEGFSEGRQYGRGRSGGQVRDEYREEYDPGRGGYGKQFAADRDYGDEYGQGR from the exons ATGCCCTCGAATTTCCAGATGCGCAGCACGGTGGAGCGGCTCGACAAGCCGTCCACCTACGCCATGAGCAAA tacaagaagcgcaagcgcaACCCGGACGAAGGCCCCGCCGAAGGTCGCGCCCCCTCTCCCGATCTCGAAGAGAAACTCTCCAATGCCACGACCCTCTACGTCGGAAACCTCTCATTCTACACAACCGAAGAGCAAATACACTCTCTCTTCAGCACGTGTGGCGAGATCAAACGTCTGGTGATGGGTCTGGACCGCTTCGCTAAGACGCCTTGCGGTTTCTGCTTCGTCGAGTATTACACACACCAGGACGCGCTGGACTGTTTGAAATATGTCGGAGGGACGAAACTGGACGAGAGAATCATTCGAACGGATTTGGATGAGGGATTCAGCGAGGGGAGACAGTATGGACGTGGTAGGAGTGGTGGGCAAGTAAGAGATGAGTATCGGGAGGAGTATGATCCTGGGCGAGGAGGATATGGAAAGCAATTTGCGGCGGATCGCGATTATGGTGATGAGTATGGGCAGGGAAGATAG
- the ATP9 gene encoding ATPase complex subunit 9, which translates to MASSLRMSVPKMASMAAQSTTKVARPAQFQKFTRAYSAATRNTATFNTMKRTSTIMQAARTKVSPIGAQAKRAYSSEMANALVQVSQNLGMGSAAIGLGGAGIGIGLVFAALLQAVARNPSLRGQLFSYAILGFAFVEAIGLFDLMVAMMCKYV; encoded by the exons ATGGCCTCTTCTCTCCGCATGTCCGTCCCAAAGATGGCCTCCATGGCCGCTCAGAGCACCACCAAGGTCGCTCGCCCAGCTCAGTTCCAGAAGTTCACTCGTGCATACTCTG CTGCCACCCGCAACACCGCCACCTTCAACACCATGAAGCGCACATCCACCATCATGCAGGCCGCCCGCACCAAGGTCTCCCCAATCGGTGCCCAGGCCAAGCGTGCCTACTCTTCTGAGATGGCCAACGCCCTTGTCCAGGTCTCGCAGAACTTGGGTATGGGTTCTGCCGCCATTGGTCTCGGTGGTGCCG GTATCGGTATTGGTTTGGTCTTCGCCGCTCTCCTCCAGGCTGTTGCCCGCAACCCATCTCTCCGTGGCCAGCTCTTCTCTTACGCCATTTTGGGTTTCGCTTTCGTCGAAGCCATTGGTCTTTTCGACCTCATG GTTGCCATGATGTGCAAGTACGTCTAA
- a CDS encoding uncharacterized protein (BUSCO:EOG092614ZG) produces the protein MSHFFFHLKLELYPTPAESTTSSSDQASSSSNTTSFSTAQQRFTLRPGIDIFSKTALPAHRTSKWPSQTFAKRTSPSTNRSSTPTRSSFDSSSNHISPEHDRVKESHGNALLLPERSSNLRRDLPPSPRIPVTTKHSNEAAAQDWRYDKVEIESIDMEKSKTSSTGGLHTKAVYVPSDSKTTEAGWGVVHLYRDLEESKALDADGLPQKSLERTSKGSEQDGKFDPEDCSTLCILAVPSWMMPSDLLSFLGEQAREDVSHFRLIRTARANKYMVLLKFRSSKKARDWQKANNGRLFSDLEPENCHVVFIKSVEFLSPDEGVTSTTFPHNTNDPFTASNGANSILLSKPMPPPPPNLLELPTCPVCLERMDETTGLLTILCQHVFHCACLEKWRGSGCPVCRYTHAPSYTFPYPRPGGPEDEEQETMCSVCAGTENLWVCLICGNIGCGRYDSAHAYAHYEETSHCYAMDINTQHVWDYAGDGYVHRLIQSKPPTTPAVTHDGYGSGYVDMPARSRHENEAFRAEGGDSVPREKMESMATEYTYLLTSQLEGQRRYFEEQVARAVDKATQASQRAEEAATHASKLETEVSQLTTNLTDLRTQLQAAETKLEKAEKSRAKFEQMARDMGNKWREEKTMNEGLSQRITKAEEEVKTAKAEKEKVLQEKKDLEDMNHDLTMFISSQEKVKELQEQGEEVVEGHAYAPEQQQQQGGKGKKGKGRKK, from the coding sequence ATGTCTCACTTCTTCTTTCACTTGAAGCTCGAGCTGTATCCCACTCCAGCAGAGagcaccaccagctccaGCGACCaggcaagctcttcttccaaCACCACATCCTTCTCCACTGCCCAGCAGCGATTCACCCTTCGGCCTGGCAtcgacatcttcagcaaGACCGCCCTTCCGGCTCACCGCACGAGCAAGTGGCCTAGTCAGACCTTCGCCAAACGAACGAGCCCGTCAACAAACCGATCATCTACACCGACGCGCTCATCGTTCGACTCATCCTCCAACCACATCTCGCCCGAGCACGATCGAGTGAAAGAGTCGCATGGGAACGCCTTACTACTGCCAGAGCGCAGCTCGAACCTCAGGAGAGACCTGCCGCCTTCGCCGCGCATACCTGTCACAACCAAACACTCGAACGAGGCAGCAGCGCAGGACTGGCGATACGATAAGGTGGAAATTGAGAGCATAGAcatggagaagagcaagacaagTTCCACTGGTGGCCTACACACCAAAGCTGTATACGTGCCGAGCGATTCCAAGACGACAGAAGCAGGCTGGGGCGTCGTCCACCTCTACCGCGACCTGGAAGAGAGCAAGGCTTTGGATGCAGATGGTCTACCGCAGAAGAGCTTGGAACGTACGTCGAAAGGATCAGAACAAGATGGCAAGTTCGATCCAGAAGACTGCTCGACATTGTGCATACTGGCAGTTCCTAGCTGGATGATGCCTTCAGATCTGCTCAGCTTTCTAGGCGAACAGGCAAGAGAGGACGTCAGCCACTTTCGATTAATCCGCACAGCAAGAGCGAACAAGTACATGGTGCTGTTGAAGTTCCGTTCGTCAAAGAAGGCACGAGATTGGCAGAAGGCGAACAATGGACGCCTATTCAGTGATCTGGAACCGGAGAACTGTcatgtcgtcttcatcaagaGCGTCGAATTTCTGTCGCCTGACGAGGGCGTGACCTCGACGACATTCCCGCACAACACCAATGATCCCTTCACTGCGTCAAATGGGGCGAACTCGATACTACTCAGCAAGCCtatgccgccgccaccaccgaaTCTACTCGAGCTGCCGACATGTCCAGTGTGTTTGGAGCGTATGGATGAGACGACTGGGCTACTCACCATTTTGTGTCAGCACGTATTTCATTGCGCATGTCTTGAGAAATGGCGAGGCTCAGGCTGTCCTGTCTGCCGATATACTCATGCTCCTTCATATACCTTTCCATACCCACGTCCAGGTGGgccagaagatgaagaacagGAAACCATGTGTTCAGTCTGCGCCGGCACGGAGAATCTTTGGGTCTGTCTCATCTGCGGCAACATTGGCTGCGGACGGTACGACTCTGCTCATGCCTACGCTCATTACGAAGAGACGAGCCATTGCTACGCCATGGATATCAACACGCAGCATGTGTGGGATTACGCCGGTGATGGATACGTCCATCGACTCATACAGAGCAAACCACCTACGACTCCTGCGGTCACTCATGATGGATATGGCTCTGGGTATGTCGACATGCCAGCTCGCAGCCGCCACGAGAACGAGGCTTTCAGAGCAGAAGGTGGCGACAGCGTCCCTCGCGAGAAAATGGAGAGCATGGCGACTGAGTACACATATCTACTGACCTCGCAACTCGAAGGGCAGCGTCGCTACTTCGAAGAACAAGTCGCTCGTGCTGTCGACAAAGCTACACAGGCCTCGCAacgtgcagaagaagctgccacTCATGCGAGTAAACTCGAAACCGAAGTCTCACAACTTACCACCAACCTGACCGACTTGAGAACTCAACTCCAGGCCGCCGAAACTAAACTTGAGAAGGCGGAGAAATCCCGCGCGAAATTCGAACAAATGGCCCGGGACATGGGAAACAAGTGGCGAGAAGAAAAGACGATGAATGAAGGCTTGAGTCAGAGAATCACCAAAGCGGAGGAAGAAGTCAAGACTGCGAAGGCGGAAAAAGAAAAAGTTttgcaggagaagaaggatttgGAAGATATGAATCATGATTTGACAATGTTTATTTCTAGTCAGGAGAAGGTGAAGGAGTTGCAGGAGCAAGGGGAGGAGGTTGTGGAAGGGCATGCTTATGCGCcggaacagcagcagcagcagggtgGGAAGGGGAAGAAGGGGAAGGGGAGGAAGAAATAA